The segment ACAAACACGGCATCGTGCTCGGGAACCTGGTCGGACTAATCGACTCCGACTATCAGGGACAGCTCTTCGTGTCGGTATGGAACCGCTCCCAGGAAACCTTCCGTCTTGCGCCTCTGGAACGCATCGCCCAACTGATCGTGGTCCCGGTGGTGCAGGTCGGATTCAATATCGTCGAGGATTTCGATGCATCCCACCGCGGCGAAGGCGGTTTTGGCAGCACCGGACGTCACTGAACCGGACACCTTGGCGCCTTCGGGCGCTTTTTTGCCTCCCCCTTCCCCGCCCTCCTCTCCGTCTCGCACTGCCCCTTTTGCCGGGCGCTTCATCGCATACGAAACACAATATCCGGGATTCTGT is part of the Paludibacterium paludis genome and harbors:
- the dut gene encoding dUTP diphosphatase, with the translated sequence MKPVIDVKILDNRLKDNLPDYATQGSAGLDLRAAIETDILLAPGETHLVPTGIAIHLADPGLAAMILPRSGLGHKHGIVLGNLVGLIDSDYQGQLFVSVWNRSQETFRLAPLERIAQLIVVPVVQVGFNIVEDFDASHRGEGGFGSTGRH